Proteins from one Phyllobacterium zundukense genomic window:
- the pbpC gene encoding penicillin-binding protein 1C, producing the protein MWPTRKLCIGISANLVLATVLAFGLDLTDRAFPPPLEKAAEVSTEVLDADGQLLRAFATSEGRWRLGTTAKDVDPQFVRMLTAYEDQRFWQHRGIDLVALARAAVQVVSNGRIVSGASTLTMQVARLIEPREGRSLTAKLQQLARALQIERRLSKVEILDLYLSLAPYGGNLEGVRAASLAYFGKEPRRLTVAQSALLVALPQLPERRRPDRNLALAEAARGRVLHRMAVEKVVGTSEAARAGLAPIPSRRLQLPAYAAHLAEAAQRKEPSVRRHLTTLRRQVQQGLEAVARDAAGKVGPKVSVAMVMADVRTGEIVGEVGSADYFDASRSGWIDMTRIKRSPGSTLKPFIYGLAFEDGLVSQETIIEDRPADFFGYRPRNFDMSYQGDVSIRQALQLSLNVPAVRLLDAVGPARLMMRFRRSDVRPVLPPNEAPGLAIGLGGVGVTLKDLVQLYASLANRGRPMQLGDGIQDKPGSIEGEPLLEPVAAWNIADILSGVMPPLGSGQRGIAYKTGTSYGYRDAWSVGFDGNYVLGVWVGRPDNGAVPGLTGYGSAAPILFEGFAKSGVAITPLQPAPAGATRIAQAQLPISQRRFAINSSGLLASTTREPAPQIVYPPEGARIELGATTGGEIMPLALKLQGGRAPFRWLANGKPLPETSRRRVNQWVPDGGGYSTLTVIDSVGRAASVRVFVD; encoded by the coding sequence ATGTGGCCCACGCGCAAACTCTGCATCGGCATTTCGGCCAATCTGGTGCTGGCCACGGTGCTTGCGTTTGGCCTCGACCTGACCGACCGCGCTTTTCCACCGCCGCTCGAGAAGGCGGCGGAGGTTTCGACTGAGGTCCTTGATGCGGATGGACAGTTGCTGCGCGCCTTCGCGACCTCCGAAGGCCGCTGGCGGCTCGGCACGACAGCAAAGGATGTCGATCCGCAATTCGTCCGCATGCTCACCGCCTACGAGGACCAGCGCTTCTGGCAACACCGGGGCATTGACCTCGTCGCGCTTGCACGCGCAGCGGTGCAGGTCGTCAGCAATGGCCGTATCGTTTCCGGCGCCTCGACCTTGACCATGCAGGTTGCCCGGCTGATTGAGCCGCGCGAGGGCAGATCACTCACTGCAAAGCTTCAGCAGTTGGCGCGCGCGCTGCAAATCGAGCGACGTTTGAGCAAGGTCGAAATCCTCGACCTCTATCTGTCTCTTGCCCCCTATGGCGGTAACCTTGAAGGGGTGCGCGCCGCAAGTCTTGCCTATTTCGGCAAGGAGCCGCGTCGCTTGACTGTCGCGCAGTCCGCTCTGCTCGTCGCTCTGCCGCAATTGCCGGAAAGACGCAGACCCGACCGCAATCTCGCCTTGGCCGAAGCGGCGCGTGGCCGCGTGCTGCATCGCATGGCCGTCGAAAAGGTTGTGGGGACAAGCGAAGCCGCGCGGGCCGGTCTCGCACCAATTCCGTCGCGGCGTTTGCAATTGCCGGCCTATGCAGCGCATCTGGCGGAAGCCGCCCAGCGCAAGGAGCCGTCGGTCCGACGGCATCTGACAACGCTGCGCCGGCAGGTCCAGCAGGGATTGGAAGCAGTCGCGAGGGACGCAGCGGGCAAGGTCGGTCCCAAGGTATCAGTCGCCATGGTCATGGCGGACGTGCGCACCGGCGAGATCGTCGGCGAGGTTGGATCCGCGGATTATTTCGACGCGAGCCGCTCGGGCTGGATTGACATGACCCGGATCAAGCGCTCGCCCGGCTCGACGCTGAAGCCCTTTATCTATGGCTTGGCCTTCGAGGATGGCCTGGTCAGCCAGGAAACCATAATCGAGGATCGGCCCGCCGACTTCTTCGGCTACCGGCCGCGCAATTTCGATATGAGCTATCAAGGCGACGTCAGCATTCGGCAGGCGTTGCAATTGTCGCTCAACGTTCCTGCAGTCCGTCTGCTCGACGCAGTCGGACCGGCACGGCTGATGATGCGGTTCCGTCGCTCCGATGTCCGACCGGTGTTGCCGCCGAATGAAGCGCCGGGCCTCGCCATCGGTCTCGGCGGTGTAGGCGTTACCCTGAAGGACCTCGTGCAACTCTATGCCAGCCTTGCTAATCGCGGCAGGCCAATGCAACTCGGCGATGGAATTCAGGACAAGCCCGGCTCGATCGAGGGCGAGCCGCTGCTCGAACCTGTGGCGGCGTGGAACATTGCCGATATCCTCTCCGGTGTCATGCCGCCCCTCGGTTCCGGGCAGCGCGGCATTGCCTACAAGACCGGCACGAGCTACGGTTACCGCGATGCATGGTCGGTCGGTTTCGATGGCAATTATGTTCTCGGCGTATGGGTTGGCCGGCCAGACAATGGCGCAGTGCCGGGTCTGACCGGGTATGGCTCGGCCGCGCCGATCCTGTTCGAAGGTTTCGCTAAATCCGGCGTCGCCATAACGCCTCTGCAACCTGCTCCAGCGGGAGCTACCCGCATAGCGCAGGCGCAACTGCCGATCAGTCAGCGGCGTTTTGCGATAAATTCGAGTGGTTTGCTTGCTTCGACGACACGCGAGCCGGCACCGCAGATCGTCTATCCGCCTGAAGGCGCACGCATCGAGCTTGGAGCAACAACAGGCGGTGAAATCATGCCGCTGGCGCTGAAGCTGCAGGGCGGTCGCGCACCGTTCCGTTGGCTCGCCAATGGCAAGCCCTTGCCGGAAACATCGCGCCGTCGCGTCAACCAATGGGTCCCGGACGGCGGTGGATATTCGACGCTCACAGTCATCGATTCAGTCGGTCGCGCGGCTAGCGTTCGAGTGTTTGTCGATTGA
- a CDS encoding MG2 domain-containing protein, with translation MSLRSVIGFSAFLLTLFTLSAPVGAAETNRDVVTTKDGDYFGFDLRTEQDVTQDQCELVCLADQSCKAFTYNPKVKWCFLKSDFNQLKTAPGSVAGKVVETADEPDIGAPPKLQFVSDQLLQDARQVRSSLSLADDQKALGVDGLVAAGRTEVAKGNIENALKAFRGALAVTPDNGPLWIETARAANRADKNTYIAGQAAVAALNGYQLTRTTQSRADALASLGDALQNSENYRASLDAYKASLALVNAKPVEAAYLDLRSRQGFRVTNQTIDADSVNPRACIQFSDPLVKMGTDYTPFVTLNGTAPKALEAKGSEICVEGLEHGQRYKLALRPGLPSAVGGSLEAPVDLDIYIKDRSAMVRFTSDSFVLPSTARRGIPIVSVNTTSANLKLYRIGDRGLAPLLTSSQFLTQMDGYSAQRLQDESGELVWQGTIDLQSDLNKDVVTSFPVDEALPQRKPGVYVLTAVSPDAKSNEWDAQATQWFVVSDIGLTTYAGNDGLNVFARSLASAQPLIGVELQLLAKNNEILGTAVTDTEGRATFTAGLMRGTAATAPAVITAKNGDADYVFLDMTRAGFDLSDRGVTGRPAPGAIDILAWTERGIYRAGETVHASALARDNAANAVEKLPLTFVFKRPDGVEDRRMVSDGANLGGHTLDLELQANSMRGTWTMQIFTDPKGTPIAEKQFLVEDFVPDRVEFDLTSDAKFIEIGKPTPVKVDGRFLYGAPAAGLELEGEIALKPTHESADFKGYLFGLADEEASENTSLPLEDLQPLDENGKATFDVSVADTPSTTQLLNANVVVRMHEAGGRAVERTLTLPVKQQGSMIGIKPEFSGALAENSVGKFHVIAVDENGQKQAMQGLQWKLISVERNYQWYRDGNSWKYEPILSTKQVANGVIDTTADGADISVPVAWGQFRLEVETAVADGPASSVQFDAGYYVATTSTETPDGLQIALDKENYAPGETAKLKVSPRFAGELLVTVGAENLLVTKRASIPVEGGEVDVPVTADWGAGAYVTATLFRPGDAQETHMPMRAIGVKWLNVNPGDRKLAVQLDTPPKTEPRKPLNIALQVTGAGANEGAFVTVAAVDVGILNLTRYEAPNPDGWYFGQRQLGLEIRDLYGRLIDGSQGATGKLRTGGDGAQMPMQGSPPTEKLVAFFSGPVKLDAQGKANVSFDIPQFNGTARVMAVAWSKSGVGHATSDVVIRDPVVVTASLPKFLAPGDKAALRLDIANTDAPAGDYQVQVTSNPAVKVDQPAASQTVNLAAGGKANLILPLTGNQPGDGVVSVKLSNAAGLSLEQTLNVPVRPATLPMTVRRPIKLGPNSSLKVDSELLAGSVLQGASVSLNVTRSAAFDIPALLMTLDRYPYGCAEQTTSRALPLLYMSDLARQSGIADDGEVQKRVQEAIYRVLSYQSSAGSFGLWAPGSGDLWLDAYVTDFLTRAREQKYNVPEQALVQALENLQNSLSYDVNVKDQGNEIAYAFYVLARNRKAAISDLRYYADTKLGEFPTPLSRAHLAAALSLYGDAQRSQSIFTNALQQATTVTNVSLVRSDYGSSLRDDAAVLALAAESRPVPPIIPQLSKIVASEWEHKTYTSTQEQTWMLLAARAVQDGDRDLQLDINGAAHTGGYSARLTGDELLAQPVTITNATAEPVSAVVTTVASPSQPLPAGGDGFNIERTYYTLDGKEANVSQAKQNERYVVVLKVTENNNWPSRVLITDLLPSGFEIDNPGLVNSASLSNFDWIGEVEAAHTEFRSDRFVAAFDRATGDNGEITLAYVVRAVTPGTYDHPAASVEDMYRPQFSARTATGRMEVVAAQ, from the coding sequence ATGTCTCTGCGTTCGGTCATCGGCTTTTCGGCCTTCCTTCTCACTCTTTTCACTCTTTCCGCGCCGGTTGGCGCGGCGGAAACGAATCGCGATGTCGTTACGACGAAGGACGGCGATTATTTCGGTTTCGACCTGCGTACGGAACAGGATGTCACCCAGGATCAGTGCGAGCTGGTCTGTCTCGCCGACCAGTCCTGCAAGGCATTCACCTACAACCCTAAGGTGAAGTGGTGTTTTCTCAAATCTGATTTCAATCAGCTGAAAACGGCGCCGGGTTCTGTTGCCGGCAAGGTTGTCGAGACTGCCGATGAACCCGATATCGGTGCACCGCCAAAGCTGCAGTTTGTGTCGGACCAGTTACTGCAGGATGCACGGCAGGTCAGGTCGAGCCTGAGCCTCGCCGACGATCAGAAGGCGTTAGGTGTCGATGGTCTCGTTGCGGCCGGACGCACAGAGGTTGCCAAGGGCAATATCGAGAACGCCCTCAAGGCGTTTAGAGGCGCGTTGGCGGTGACGCCCGACAATGGCCCGCTTTGGATCGAGACAGCACGTGCAGCGAACCGTGCCGACAAAAATACCTATATCGCCGGACAGGCGGCGGTAGCCGCGCTCAACGGCTATCAGTTGACGCGAACAACGCAAAGCCGCGCAGATGCGCTGGCATCGCTCGGCGATGCGCTGCAAAATTCCGAGAACTATCGCGCGTCGCTTGACGCGTATAAAGCCAGTCTCGCGCTCGTCAACGCCAAGCCGGTTGAGGCGGCCTATCTGGATCTCAGGTCTCGGCAGGGCTTCCGCGTCACCAATCAAACGATCGACGCAGATAGCGTTAACCCTCGCGCGTGCATCCAGTTCTCTGACCCTCTGGTGAAAATGGGCACGGACTATACGCCGTTCGTGACATTGAACGGAACTGCCCCAAAAGCTCTGGAGGCCAAGGGCAGCGAGATTTGTGTCGAGGGCTTGGAACATGGCCAGCGCTACAAGCTCGCCCTGCGTCCCGGGCTGCCATCTGCGGTGGGCGGATCTCTCGAGGCGCCGGTCGATCTTGATATCTACATCAAGGATCGCTCCGCCATGGTGCGCTTTACCAGCGATAGTTTTGTTCTGCCGAGCACCGCGCGTCGCGGCATTCCCATCGTTTCGGTCAATACGACCAGCGCCAATCTCAAGCTCTATCGCATCGGTGATCGAGGGCTGGCCCCGCTTCTGACCAGTTCGCAATTCCTGACGCAGATGGATGGCTACAGCGCTCAGCGTCTGCAGGATGAATCGGGTGAACTTGTCTGGCAGGGCACGATCGATCTTCAGTCCGACCTCAACAAGGATGTCGTCACCAGTTTTCCAGTCGATGAAGCCCTGCCGCAGCGCAAGCCCGGTGTCTATGTCCTGACCGCCGTGTCGCCTGACGCAAAGAGCAACGAATGGGATGCCCAGGCTACGCAATGGTTCGTCGTCTCCGATATCGGCCTCACCACCTATGCGGGTAATGACGGGCTCAATGTTTTTGCACGCTCGCTTGCGTCGGCCCAGCCGCTCATCGGTGTCGAGCTTCAACTTCTTGCCAAAAACAACGAGATACTTGGCACTGCAGTCACCGATACCGAAGGTCGCGCTACATTTACCGCCGGGCTGATGCGCGGCACTGCAGCCACCGCTCCTGCAGTCATCACCGCCAAGAATGGCGATGCGGACTATGTTTTCCTCGACATGACCCGCGCGGGCTTCGACCTTTCGGATCGCGGTGTCACCGGCCGTCCCGCGCCGGGCGCGATCGATATTCTGGCATGGACCGAACGCGGTATCTATCGCGCCGGCGAAACAGTGCATGCGTCCGCGCTCGCCCGGGATAACGCCGCCAATGCCGTCGAAAAACTGCCGCTGACATTTGTGTTCAAACGGCCCGACGGCGTCGAGGATCGCCGGATGGTCAGTGACGGCGCAAATCTTGGAGGGCATACGCTCGATCTGGAGTTGCAAGCGAACTCCATGCGCGGCACCTGGACGATGCAGATATTCACCGACCCCAAGGGTACGCCGATCGCAGAAAAGCAATTCCTGGTTGAGGATTTCGTGCCAGACCGGGTTGAGTTCGATCTGACCAGCGACGCCAAATTCATTGAGATCGGCAAGCCAACGCCGGTGAAGGTGGACGGCCGCTTTCTCTATGGCGCTCCCGCTGCGGGGCTGGAACTAGAAGGCGAAATCGCGCTGAAGCCAACACATGAAAGCGCTGATTTCAAGGGTTATCTCTTTGGGCTCGCCGATGAAGAGGCGAGTGAAAATACGAGCTTGCCGCTCGAAGACTTGCAGCCACTGGACGAGAACGGCAAGGCGACATTCGACGTTTCAGTGGCAGATACTCCATCCACCACGCAGCTCCTCAACGCAAATGTGGTCGTGCGGATGCACGAAGCAGGCGGTCGCGCCGTAGAGCGTACGTTGACACTGCCGGTCAAGCAGCAAGGCTCGATGATTGGTATCAAACCAGAGTTCTCAGGTGCTCTCGCCGAAAACTCCGTTGGCAAATTTCATGTCATTGCTGTGGATGAGAATGGCCAGAAACAGGCCATGCAGGGGCTTCAATGGAAACTCATCAGCGTCGAGCGCAACTATCAGTGGTACCGTGACGGCAATTCATGGAAATACGAGCCGATCCTTTCGACCAAGCAAGTTGCGAATGGGGTGATCGATACAACGGCGGATGGCGCTGATATTTCCGTCCCTGTTGCCTGGGGTCAGTTCCGCCTGGAGGTGGAAACCGCTGTTGCGGACGGCCCCGCCTCAAGCGTTCAATTCGATGCCGGCTATTATGTGGCAACCACTTCCACCGAAACGCCGGACGGTCTTCAGATCGCTCTCGATAAGGAAAACTATGCCCCCGGTGAAACGGCGAAATTGAAGGTTTCGCCGCGTTTCGCCGGCGAACTGCTGGTGACCGTCGGTGCCGAGAACTTGCTGGTTACGAAACGCGCAAGTATTCCGGTCGAGGGTGGTGAAGTCGATGTTCCTGTCACCGCTGATTGGGGTGCGGGGGCTTACGTCACAGCCACGTTGTTCCGTCCGGGTGACGCGCAGGAAACCCATATGCCGATGCGTGCCATCGGTGTGAAATGGCTTAACGTCAATCCGGGCGATCGCAAGCTCGCTGTACAGCTGGATACGCCACCGAAGACCGAACCTCGCAAGCCGTTGAACATCGCCCTTCAAGTCACTGGTGCCGGTGCGAACGAGGGAGCTTTCGTCACCGTTGCTGCAGTGGATGTCGGTATTCTTAATCTTACCCGTTATGAAGCACCGAATCCGGATGGCTGGTACTTCGGCCAACGCCAGCTCGGTCTCGAGATTCGCGACCTTTATGGCCGCTTGATCGATGGTTCGCAGGGCGCAACCGGCAAGCTGCGCACCGGCGGTGACGGCGCGCAAATGCCGATGCAAGGCAGCCCACCCACTGAAAAGCTGGTTGCCTTCTTCTCCGGGCCGGTAAAGCTGGACGCACAGGGTAAGGCCAATGTCAGCTTCGATATTCCGCAGTTTAACGGAACGGCGCGTGTCATGGCTGTCGCCTGGTCGAAATCGGGTGTTGGCCACGCCACCTCCGACGTGGTCATTCGCGATCCCGTGGTCGTCACCGCGAGCTTGCCGAAATTCCTTGCCCCTGGCGATAAGGCCGCGTTGCGGCTCGATATCGCCAATACCGACGCGCCGGCAGGCGACTATCAGGTGCAGGTCACCAGCAATCCTGCGGTGAAGGTCGATCAACCGGCCGCGTCACAAACCGTCAATCTGGCTGCAGGTGGTAAGGCAAACCTTATCTTGCCATTGACGGGCAATCAGCCGGGCGACGGGGTAGTATCGGTCAAATTGTCGAATGCCGCAGGTCTCTCGCTCGAGCAGACCTTGAATGTCCCGGTCCGGCCGGCGACCTTGCCGATGACCGTGCGCAGGCCGATCAAGCTTGGGCCCAACAGCAGCCTCAAGGTGGATAGCGAGTTGCTGGCTGGCAGCGTCTTGCAAGGGGCTTCGGTCAGTCTCAATGTAACGCGCTCGGCCGCCTTCGATATTCCGGCGTTGCTGATGACGCTCGATCGCTACCCCTATGGTTGCGCAGAGCAGACGACCAGCCGCGCCCTGCCACTGCTCTATATGAGCGATCTCGCCAGGCAGTCTGGAATTGCCGACGACGGCGAAGTGCAGAAACGTGTGCAGGAAGCGATCTACCGTGTCCTGTCGTATCAATCCTCTGCCGGCAGCTTCGGTCTTTGGGCGCCGGGCTCCGGCGACCTCTGGCTTGATGCCTATGTCACGGACTTCCTCACCCGTGCTCGCGAACAGAAATACAATGTGCCGGAACAAGCTCTCGTACAAGCACTTGAAAACTTGCAAAACTCGCTGAGCTACGACGTGAATGTCAAGGATCAGGGCAATGAAATTGCCTATGCGTTCTATGTCCTGGCGCGTAACCGCAAAGCGGCGATCAGCGACCTGCGTTACTACGCTGACACGAAACTTGGCGAGTTCCCGACGCCATTGTCGCGTGCGCATCTTGCCGCCGCCCTATCGCTTTATGGCGATGCCCAGCGTTCGCAAAGCATTTTCACCAATGCCCTGCAACAGGCGACCACCGTGACCAATGTCAGCCTCGTCCGTTCGGACTACGGCTCGTCGCTTCGCGATGACGCCGCTGTTCTGGCGCTTGCTGCCGAGAGCCGTCCCGTCCCGCCGATCATCCCGCAACTGTCGAAGATCGTTGCCAGTGAATGGGAGCACAAGACCTATACGAGCACGCAGGAGCAAACATGGATGCTGCTTGCGGCGCGCGCTGTTCAGGATGGCGACAGGGATCTGCAGCTCGACATCAATGGCGCTGCTCACACTGGTGGCTATTCGGCACGATTGACCGGCGATGAACTGCTCGCACAACCGGTGACCATCACCAATGCAACCGCCGAACCTGTGTCGGCAGTGGTGACGACAGTGGCTTCTCCGTCGCAGCCGCTGCCTGCCGGGGGCGATGGTTTCAACATCGAACGTACCTATTACACGCTTGATGGCAAGGAGGCCAATGTCAGCCAGGCCAAGCAGAACGAGCGCTATGTAGTTGTTTTGAAAGTGACAGAGAACAACAACTGGCCGTCGCGTGTGCTCATCACCGATCTTTTGCCTTCCGGTTTCGAGATCGATAATCCCGGTCTCGTCAACAGCGCCAGCCTGTCGAATTTCGACTGGATCGGCGAAGTGGAGGCAGCGCACACGGAGTTCCGCAGCGATCGTTTCGTAGCCGCCTTTGACCGGGCGACGGGGGACAATGGCGAAATCACGCTGGCCTATGTAGTCCGAGCGGTAACACCCGGCACCTATGACCATCCGGCAGCCAGCGTCGAGGACATGTACCGCCCTCAGTTCTCCGCGCGTACGGCAACCGGTCGCATGGAGGTCGTCGCAGCACAATAA
- a CDS encoding RcnB family protein produces MKKIALAALAISLIATPAAFAQQQNYKGGHYGHQQDRVITKRVATKTVVVKKTRWSRGHALPSTYRRNVVRDYHRYHLKTPPRGYQWVKADNDYALISITSGIISALVQAR; encoded by the coding sequence ATGAAAAAGATCGCTCTGGCAGCACTTGCCATCTCCTTGATCGCGACCCCTGCCGCGTTCGCCCAACAACAGAATTACAAGGGTGGCCATTACGGTCATCAGCAGGACCGCGTGATAACGAAGCGGGTCGCTACGAAAACCGTGGTGGTGAAGAAGACCCGCTGGTCGCGTGGCCACGCACTCCCCTCGACTTACCGCCGCAATGTCGTACGCGATTATCACCGCTATCATTTGAAGACGCCACCGCGCGGTTACCAGTGGGTCAAGGCCGACAATGATTATGCCTTGATCAGCATCACTTCGGGTATCATTTCGGCACTCGTCCAGGCACGCTGA